Proteins from a genomic interval of Chiloscyllium plagiosum isolate BGI_BamShark_2017 unplaced genomic scaffold, ASM401019v2 scaf_7013, whole genome shotgun sequence:
- the LOC122547835 gene encoding sushi domain-containing protein 4-like: protein MCLVLSLISGECPDPAEPQNGYITHPRPHYVENSTIHFFCLRGYLLSGPATMFCLRYLSNKLSWRPREPPVCDLVVCQVVRITNGEVENRTYRVDDTLGFRCLTGFHLDPRSTETLPRCQEDGTWSSVPSCLSNFMTPLSSGDELNSCTDPGSPEHGSRTVTPPGAFHQGALVRFHCQDGYKLKGPLKVECQRQEDGSLAWEPSPTPVCLSE from the exons ATGTGTTTGGTGCTATCTTTAATTTCAGGGGAGTGCCCAGACCCTGCTGAACCCCAGAATGGCTACATCACACATCCAAGACCTCACTACGTCGAGAACTCCACAATTCACTTCTTCTGCCTGCGTGGTTACTTGCTGTCGGGACCTGCCACCATGTTCTGTTTGAGATACCTCAGCAACAAACTCAGCTGGAGACCTCGAGAGCCCCCAGTCTGTGACC TTGTCGTCTGCCAAGTTGTAAGAATCACCAATGGAGAGGTGGAGAACAGGACATACCGGGTCGACGACACGTTGGGGTTCCGCTGTCTGACTGGCTTCCATCTAGACCCACGTTCAACAGAGACCCTTCCCAGGTGTCAGGAGGACGGTACCTGGAGCTCAGTCCCCAGCTGCCTCAGCAACTTTATGACCCCCCTTTCATcag GTGATGAGCTGAACTCCTGTACTGACCCTGGGTCTCCGGAGCACGGATCCAGGACTGTGACTCCCCCTGGAGCCTTCCATCAGGGTGCCCTGGTGAGGTTTCACTGCCAGGACGGTTACAAACTGAAGGGCCCACTGAAGGTAGAGTGCCAAAGGCAGGAAGATGGAAGTCTGGCTTGGGAACCCAGCCCCACTCCTGTCTGTCTCTCAGAAT